The DNA window ATATCTTCCCGGCAAGGGGGGCGTGCGCATCGAGGACATGGTGCTGGTGACCCAGACCGGATGCGAAACGCTAAGCGCGGCCATACCAAAGGGGCTGATTGCCGTCTAAAGCCCGGCCATTCGCAAAAAAACACCGGAGACTTTTGAGCCTCCGGCGTTATGAAACTTTAAAATAACGGGTCAGAGCATCTTCTTGATCTTCGCCTGCTGCTTTAAACCGTTGACGTATTCGGCCACCTTCGAGTTGGCCTGCTCGTTCTTCAGCTTCATTTCGATGGAGCTTTTCGCCTCGGCGAACGTGGCCTTGGAGGCCGGCTTTTTCTCCCCCCCTTTGATTATGTGAAAACCGAAGGGACTTTCCACAATCCCGGAAATCTTGCCGGGCGCCAGGTCGAAAGCGGCCTTCTCAAACTCCGGCACCATCTGGCCGCGCCGGAACAACCCAAGGTCCCCTCCGTTGCGGGCGGAGCCGGGATCGTCGCTCTCTTTTTTGGCCAGTTCGGCGAAATCGGACCCTTCCGAAAGCTTTTTGGCGATCGCTTCAATTTTCTTGCGGGCTTTCTCTTTTGACTCCTTGATCTTGGCATCGTCTCCGGATTTTTCGAACTTCGCCAGTATGTGGGAGGCGCGCACCTGCTCGGGCCGCTCAAACTCCAGCTGATGGGTGTCGAAATACTTGCGCAAGTCACCTTCGGTTATGGTTATCTTGCTTATCACATTCTTTTCGATAAGTGTCCGGATGCGAAGGTTGAGGGCCAGTTCTTTTTTCAACTCCTCGTCGGTGAGCCCCTGGCTTTCCATGACCTTCTTGAAGGTGGCCTCGTCCGGGAAGCGCTTCTTCATCATCGTAAGATGTTCGTTGACCGCGGCGTCGTCCACTGTCACCCCTTCCTTGGCGGCCTGGGCTGAAAGGATTTCGGCGCTGATTATGTTGTCGAGTATGGACACCTTGATCTTGTCCAGCCGTTCCTGCGTGAGTGGCTGACTGGTCATCTTCACGGTCTGTTCGAGCCCTTTGAGGGCTCGGACAAGCAGGTCTTTTTTCACCGGGGCGCCGTTCACTTCGGCGATCACTTCCGGAATGGAATTAAAGTCAATCGCGACAGATTTCACGTCCGGCCCCTTGCCCGCTCCGGGAAGCGCGAATTGAGGCTTGCCTTTATCGTCGGACGCCTCGGGCGACTTGACCATCTGGGCGGAAGAGGCGCCTGTTTCCGCGGCGCGTCCGCTAAAGCTGTAAATCAACGATCCCGCCGCCAGAGCCAGAACAAGG is part of the Nitrospinota bacterium genome and encodes:
- a CDS encoding peptidylprolyl isomerase yields the protein MAIRILVAVLVLALAAGSLIYSFSGRAAETGASSAQMVKSPEASDDKGKPQFALPGAGKGPDVKSVAIDFNSIPEVIAEVNGAPVKKDLLVRALKGLEQTVKMTSQPLTQERLDKIKVSILDNIISAEILSAQAAKEGVTVDDAAVNEHLTMMKKRFPDEATFKKVMESQGLTDEELKKELALNLRIRTLIEKNVISKITITEGDLRKYFDTHQLEFERPEQVRASHILAKFEKSGDDAKIKESKEKARKKIEAIAKKLSEGSDFAELAKKESDDPGSARNGGDLGLFRRGQMVPEFEKAAFDLAPGKISGIVESPFGFHIIKGGEKKPASKATFAEAKSSIEMKLKNEQANSKVAEYVNGLKQQAKIKKML